The following coding sequences are from one Odocoileus virginianus isolate 20LAN1187 ecotype Illinois chromosome 7, Ovbor_1.2, whole genome shotgun sequence window:
- the LOC139035886 gene encoding small ubiquitin-related modifier 1-like produces the protein MAHKKEEETPGEVTITVSDQEAKPSTEDLGDKKEGEYIKLKVIRQDSSEIHFKVKMMIHLKKLKESGCQSQEVPMNSLRFLLEGQKLVDNHSPKELGMKEKDMIKSYQEQTGGHSMV, from the exons atggctcataaaaaggaggAGG AGACCCCGGGGGAAGTCACCATCACCGTGTCTGACCAGGAAGCAAAACCTTCAACCGAGGACTTGGGGGATAAGAAGGAAGGAGAATATATTAAGCTCAAAGTCATCAGACAGGATAGCAGTGAGATTCACTTCAAAGTGAAAATGATGATACATCTCAAGAAACTTAAAGAATCAGGCTGTCAAAGCCAAGAAGTTCCCATGAATTCACTCAGGTTTCTCCTTGAAGGTCAGAAACTTGTTGATAATCACAGTCCCAAAGAACtgggaatgaaagaaaaagacatgatCAAAAGTTATCAGGAACAAACAGGGGGTCATTCAATGGTTtag